A genome region from Musa acuminata AAA Group cultivar baxijiao chromosome BXJ3-5, Cavendish_Baxijiao_AAA, whole genome shotgun sequence includes the following:
- the LOC103984868 gene encoding uncharacterized protein LOC103984868 produces the protein MDPRHPSYLNLLLFLHVIVFFPSLTSCTCSNKCGSIDVLYPFGTGYGCGSPHFYPSVTCTPGGNDDNNSAGDSDHDDKEQLVLATHTGRYPITSISYSASTLTIAPPLMSTCSSMHPSAPNIGLDWSAPFQLDSSVFVLLACPAPTSSLASHGNLICDAASGPRLCGALLECPAVASLGLPLFAPTNTCCVYSPASLGPKGDLDLQGLGCAAYASVASLGPTPMDPSTWDYGVALKYGEAEIEVDGLAEACAACERSDGVCGYEPPKNYFVCVCKSGVNSSTDCYGQNEDLKDFWRSTGNASITGHVMLVWKLMLLLGCWWLVL, from the exons ATGGATCCTCGTCATCCTTCTTACCTaaacctcctcctctttctccacgTTATCGTCTTCTTCCCATCCCTCACCAGCTGCACCTGCTCCAACAAGTGCGGCTCCATCGATGTCCTTTACCCCTTCGGCACAGGCTACGGCTGCGGCTCGCCCCACTTCTACCCCTCCGTCACCTGCACCCCAGGCGGCAACGACGACAATAACAGCGCCGGTGACAGCGACCACGACGACAAGGAGCAGCTCGTTCTGGCCACCCACACCGGCAGGTACCCCATCACCTCCATCTCCTACTCCGCCTCCACCCTCACCATCGCCCCTCCCCTCATGTCCACCTGCTCCTCCATGCACCCCTCCGCCCCCAACATTGGCCTCGACTGGTCCGCTCCCTTCCAGCTCGACTCCTCCGTCTTCGTCCTCCTCGCCTGCCCCGCCCCCACCTCCTCCCTGGCCAGCCACGGCAACCTCATCTGCGACGCCGCTTCCGGACCCCGCCTCTGCGGCGCGCTCCTCGAGTGCCCCGCCGTGGCCTCCCTCGGCCTGCCGCTCTTCGCGCCCACCAACACCTGCTGCGTCTACTCCCCGGCCAGTCTAGGCCCCAAGGGCGACCTCGACCTCCAGGGCCTCGGGTGCGCCGCCTACGCGTCGGTGGCGTCGCTGGGGCCGACGCCCATGGACCCGAGCACCTGGGACTACGGCGTCGCTCTCAAGTACGGGGAGGCGGAGATCGAGGTGGACGGGTTGGCGGAGGCGTGCGCGGCGTGCGAGCGGAGCGACGGGGTGTGCGGCTACGAACCGCCGAAGAACTACTTCGTCTGCGTCTGCAAGAGCGGGGTAAACAGCAGCACCGACTGCTACGGTCAGAACGAGGACCTGAAGGACTTCTGGCGATCCACAGGGAATGCTTCGATCACTGGCCATG tGATGCTTGTTTGGAAGCTGATGCTGCTCTTGGGATGCTGGTGGTTGGTGCTGTAG